The Amycolatopsis nigrescens CSC17Ta-90 genomic interval GGTCAACGGCGAACAGGCAGGAGCCAGCATGAGCGAGCGCACCGGACGAACCACGGACGCCGCCACCGAGGTGTTCGTCGCGCACCGCAACCTGCTGTTCACCGTGGCCTACGAGATGCTCGGTTCGGCCGCGGACGCCGAAGACGTGCTGCAGGAGACCTGGCTGCGGTGGGTGGGCGTCGATCTCGACGTCGTGCGCGAAGAACGTCCCTATCTGGTAAGGATCGTCACCCGGCTGGCGCTGGACCGGCTGCGGGTGCTCGGCCGGCGCCGGGAGTCCTACGTCGGCCCGTGGCTGCCCGAGCCGTTGCTGACCGCACCCGATGTGGCCGAAGACGTCGAGCTCGCCGAGAGCGTCTCGATGGCGATGCTGCTGGTGCTGGAGACGCTTCAGCCGACCGAGCGGGCGGTGTTCGTGCTGCGGGACGTATTCGCTCTGGACTACGGCGAGATCGCCGAAGCCGTCGGCAAAACTCCCTCAACGGTCCGTCAGATCGCCCGCCGGGCACGGGCGCACGTCGCCGCCCGCCGGCCACGCGGCGACGCCTCCCCGGCCGAGACCCGGGCCGCGCTCGGGGCCTTCCAGCGCGCGGTCGAAACCGGTGACCTGCAAAGCCTGCTCGACATCCTCGCGCCGGACGTGGTCGCCCTGAGCGACGGCGGCGGAATCAAACACGCCCTGCTTCGACCCGTGGTGGGAGTCGACCAGGTGGCTCGCCTGCTGGCCGCCGGCTGGTGGAAGCGCGGCGGCGAAAGGTCGCTACAGCCGGTGCAGATCAACGGTGGCCCTGGCCTGCTCGTCCGAGTCGACGGGGAGATCGACGGCGTGCTGGCGGTGCGGTTCGAAAACGGCTACATCACCGGCGCTTACCACGTGCGCAATCCCGAGAAGCTGTCACGTGTGGAGCGGGAGACCGCGGTCAGCCGCTGAGCCGGACGACGAGGATTTAGCCAGCTCATCAGGTATCGAAACTCCCCTGAAGTTGCTGTATTTTGAGGTGTCGTACGCCCAGGGCTTCCGGTAGGAGTGATTGCGTGGACTTCGCGAAAATCTTGCGGCGACGCCGCATGGTACGCAGCTACCGGCCGGACCCGGTCACCTCTGAGCAACTGGAAAGGATCGTCGGCGCGGTCCGGCACGCACCCAGCGCCGGATTTTGCCAGGCGCACCGGTTGTTCGTAGTGACAAAGAAGGAAACCCGACGGGCGATCGCCAAGCTTTCAAACGAGGAAAAATACTTCGTCAAACCCTGGCTCTCGAATGCGGCTGCGCATATAGTCATAGGTTTTCGCGAAGGCGATTATCACGATCGCTACCAAAAGCCCGACAAGCTGCAAGAGGACGGCACCGAGATCCCATGGCCGGTGCCGTTCTGGTATGTCGACGCCGGCGGCCTTGCCATGCTGATCCAGCTGGCCGCGATCAACGAAGGACTGGGAGCGGCCTTCGTCGGACCGACGGACTGGGGACCGTACCGCGAGTTGCTGGAGATCCCGGACGACGTCACGACGATCGGTATCGTCCTGATCGGCCATGCCGACCCCGACGAGCCAAAGCACATGAACACGGACACCCTCAAACAGCAGCGCAGGCCGACCGAAGACCTCGTTCGCTGGGACTAGGACCTGTCCGTCGGCGGGCCCACCGCCGAGATGCCGAGCACGATCTCGTCGGCGGGGTCGCACTGGATCAGGTCTTCGAGGCACTCGTCGCGTAACGCCGCGGTGTAGGTGATGTGCAGCCCCAGCGCGGCGGCGGCCAGATAGACCGTCTGGCTCAGGTGGCCGAGGTCCATCATCATGATGCGATAGGTGCGGCTGATCGGGTACTTCCACTGACAACGGTCGATCACGCTGGTGTAGATCAGGAGCGCGGCGGCTCCGGCGACCCAGTCCTGGTCGCCTGCCGCCGCGACGATCTCGGCATCCGAAATGGCGCCGGTACCGAGCCGTTCCAGCGCGTGGCCACCGCCGTCGTAGTGGTAGAGCGAAGGTTCGAGTCCCTCGACGTTCCGGGCATAAACGTAGATTTCGGTGGGGTGCCGTGCTCCGCCCGACGGGCTGGTCTTGAACACGTTCCCGTTTTCGGCCATCGCCGGCCGGTCGGGCAGTTCCGTCGGCCGCCCGGCGATGTCCAGCAACGCGCCCAGCGCCGACAGCTCGAGCGGAGAGTCGCCGAATTCCCGGTTGCTGCGGCGCTGGTACAGCACGTCTGCGAAATCGTGGAGTTCCCAGCGCGCCGCGGCTCTGAAGGGCAGCGAAATGCGAGGAACGTCCGGGTATGGCTTGAAAGGTGGAGGCGGCGGCTCCTCGAGGAGCTTCTCCCGCACCTGAGCGCGCGACTCGTCCACGGTGACGAACGGCGTGGACCGGTGGGAACGGGTCGCGAAATGAAACGCCCGGGTGGACGGACCCCAGGCCGACCATGACCGCAGCACTCGCTGCTCGGCGCGGTGGCGCGGGGAGTCCTCCTCGATCAGGATTTCGCGGCCGAGCATCTGCTCGGTGAAGGTCCGCAAGCGGGCACGGGCAGCGGGGTCGGGATCCAGCTCCTCGATCGAGGACACCTCTCGCCACGAGACGAACCAGCGAAGAACGCGTTCGGTGCCATCGGTCAGCGCGAGCTGCCGATGCCCGAGATAGTCGTCCCAGACCAGCCTGCCGTCGTCCCAGAACATGCTCCCGCACGCCGAGACCCGTACTCGCATGCCGCCTTCCTCCGAACTCCGGGGCAGCAGCCTCGGAGCCTCACTGACTACCCTGAGACGTGCGGGATCCAGATGATGATGTCGTCATACTCGCCCTGGTAGGCCTCGAATGCTTGGACCTCCGTGGCCTTGGCTTCCTGCTCCACTTCGCGCGCACCTCCTTCCCATTAGCGACGAACCGGTTCTGACCTGTGTACGGAGTGGTTCAGGTGATCGGATTCTGGCTGTTGCAGTCTTCGAGCTGGCGGCGTACGTCCTCAGTCTCGGGTACCCCGAGGTCGGTGTAAAGACCGAGTGCATGTTGCCAGTGGCGGCGGGCGGCCGGCAGCCGACCGAACTTGCGGTGGGCGTCGGCGATCCCGCGATGGGCACGGGCCTCCTCGTGCCGGTTGCCGATCACCCCGCTGATGGCGAGCGCCTGCTGGTGGTGCGCGAGAGCGTCGGTGGGACTGCTGGTGGCGGTCTCGCCGAGCCCGTTGAGCACCTCGGATTCGAGGTCGCGATTGCCGGCTTCGCGAGCGAGCGCAAGCGCTTGCTCGAGGTGGGTGAGCGCCTGCTCGACCCGACCAAGGCCCCCGTTGACGAGCCCGAGGCCGTATAGGGCGTAGCCCTCGATGTGGCGATGGCCGGAGCGCTGTGCGAGGGCCAGCCCCTCCTCGAGGTAGATCAGGCCCTCGTCATAGCGCTTCGCGTGCCAGCAGACGAGGCCGAGGTTGTCCAGCGCACGGCCTTCGACGTCGCGGTCGCCGGCCTCCTTGGCCAGGGTCAGCGCCTGCTTGAGGTAGACGTGCGCCTGGTCGAGCTGCCCCATCCGCCAGTAGACGAGCCCGACGTCGCCCACCGCGCGGCGTTCCAGCACCCGGTCGCCGACCTCGCGGGTGAGCTCCAGCCCCTCTTCGAGGTGGATGAGCGCCTGGTCGTAGCGCCCCAGTCGCCAGTAGACGATGCCGAGGCCGTGCAGTGCCTTCGTTTCGAGGTCGCGGTCGCCCGTGTCGCGGGCGGTGGTGAGGGCGTGCGTGTGCAGGGTCAGCGCTTCATCGCGGTAGCCGCCGATGTCGAGATAGCGGTACAGGATGGTGGACAGGTAACCGGTGTAGGCGTGCCAGCCCCGGCTGTCGGCGTGGGCGGCCGCGGCCAGCAGATTGTGCCGTTCGGTCTCCAGCCACGACCATGCCTCGTGGGAATCGGACAGCGGCGGAGCGGGCGTGCCGGGTGCGCTGACGACGGGCCGGTGGTGTTTCTCCTTGGGGTACACGGCGTCCATCGCCGCGGACGCGACGTGCAGGTAGTGGTCGAACATCCCGGTCAGTGCCGCGCACCTGCTGTCGTCGGTTTCGGCCTCGGTGACGAGCTGCGCGGCGTAGGCACGCAGCAGGTCGTGGAACTGGTACCGGCCGGAGGTCGGCTGCCGGAGCAGGTGCACGTCCAGCAGCTCCTCGAGCAGCCGGTCTGCCTCGTCGAGCTCGATACCCGCCAGCGCGGCGGCCTGGTAGGCGTCGAAGTCGGTGCCGGGGTGCAGGCCGAGCAGCCGGAACAGGCGCTTGTGGCCCGCATCGAGGTGCTGGTAGGAGAGCGTGAACGCGGCGGCGACGCTGCGGTCGCCGGTGGCCAGCTCCCGCAGCCGCTGCTGGCCCCGCATGCGCTCGGCCACGTGCCTGATCGTCCAGGTCGGGCGGGTGCGCAGCCGGGACGCGATGATCCGGATCGCCAGCGGGAGGTAACCGCACAGCCGCACCACCTCGTCGGCCCAGCCGCGCTCGGCCGTGACCCGCTCGTTCCCCACCGCACGGGCGAACAACGTGACGGCTTCCTCCGGCCGGAGGACGTCGGTGGAGAAGGTGTGCGCTGCTTCGAGGTCGCTGAGCTGCTGCCGGCTGGTGATCAGCACCAGGCACGCG includes:
- a CDS encoding RNA polymerase sigma-70 factor yields the protein MSERTGRTTDAATEVFVAHRNLLFTVAYEMLGSAADAEDVLQETWLRWVGVDLDVVREERPYLVRIVTRLALDRLRVLGRRRESYVGPWLPEPLLTAPDVAEDVELAESVSMAMLLVLETLQPTERAVFVLRDVFALDYGEIAEAVGKTPSTVRQIARRARAHVAARRPRGDASPAETRAALGAFQRAVETGDLQSLLDILAPDVVALSDGGGIKHALLRPVVGVDQVARLLAAGWWKRGGERSLQPVQINGGPGLLVRVDGEIDGVLAVRFENGYITGAYHVRNPEKLSRVERETAVSR
- a CDS encoding nitroreductase family protein, encoding MDFAKILRRRRMVRSYRPDPVTSEQLERIVGAVRHAPSAGFCQAHRLFVVTKKETRRAIAKLSNEEKYFVKPWLSNAAAHIVIGFREGDYHDRYQKPDKLQEDGTEIPWPVPFWYVDAGGLAMLIQLAAINEGLGAAFVGPTDWGPYRELLEIPDDVTTIGIVLIGHADPDEPKHMNTDTLKQQRRPTEDLVRWD
- a CDS encoding SagB family peptide dehydrogenase, whose product is MRVRVSACGSMFWDDGRLVWDDYLGHRQLALTDGTERVLRWFVSWREVSSIEELDPDPAARARLRTFTEQMLGREILIEEDSPRHRAEQRVLRSWSAWGPSTRAFHFATRSHRSTPFVTVDESRAQVREKLLEEPPPPPFKPYPDVPRISLPFRAAARWELHDFADVLYQRRSNREFGDSPLELSALGALLDIAGRPTELPDRPAMAENGNVFKTSPSGGARHPTEIYVYARNVEGLEPSLYHYDGGGHALERLGTGAISDAEIVAAAGDQDWVAGAAALLIYTSVIDRCQWKYPISRTYRIMMMDLGHLSQTVYLAAAALGLHITYTAALRDECLEDLIQCDPADEIVLGISAVGPPTDRS
- a CDS encoding AfsR/SARP family transcriptional regulator: MTVEFQVLGDLEVHHDGRLIDVGSLRQRYVLAALLADANQPVSVDQLVDRVWGGSPPHRPRETLYSYLSRLRRILAVGDVRIARRPGGYLLAVDPAAVDLHRFRELVGQARKIEGDARALAVFDQVLGLWHGDAFATLETPWFAAMRETLDQERLAAELDRNDVALRLGLHTKLLVEVSARAVAHPLDERLAGQLMLTLYRCGRSAAAVQAFQTVRRALVNELGIEPGDELQRLHQQVLTGKVAERPQETARPAGCNYLPRDIDDFTGRDLELDQLIATLPMVEGANLAVLINAIDGMAGVGKTTLAIHAGHQLTDRYPDAQLFIDLHAHTAGHEPTEPAAALDTLLRQLGVPGERIPDGLEERAGFWRAELANRRTLVVLDNAASAAQVRPLLPGNPACLVLITSRQQLSDLEAAHTFSTDVLRPEEAVTLFARAVGNERVTAERGWADEVVRLCGYLPLAIRIIASRLRTRPTWTIRHVAERMRGQQRLRELATGDRSVAAAFTLSYQHLDAGHKRLFRLLGLHPGTDFDAYQAAALAGIELDEADRLLEELLDVHLLRQPTSGRYQFHDLLRAYAAQLVTEAETDDSRCAALTGMFDHYLHVASAAMDAVYPKEKHHRPVVSAPGTPAPPLSDSHEAWSWLETERHNLLAAAAHADSRGWHAYTGYLSTILYRYLDIGGYRDEALTLHTHALTTARDTGDRDLETKALHGLGIVYWRLGRYDQALIHLEEGLELTREVGDRVLERRAVGDVGLVYWRMGQLDQAHVYLKQALTLAKEAGDRDVEGRALDNLGLVCWHAKRYDEGLIYLEEGLALAQRSGHRHIEGYALYGLGLVNGGLGRVEQALTHLEQALALAREAGNRDLESEVLNGLGETATSSPTDALAHHQQALAISGVIGNRHEEARAHRGIADAHRKFGRLPAARRHWQHALGLYTDLGVPETEDVRRQLEDCNSQNPIT